In Lolium rigidum isolate FL_2022 chromosome 7, APGP_CSIRO_Lrig_0.1, whole genome shotgun sequence, the DNA window CCGGCCACCACTACGCGCCGGTAGTGGAGGGCCGTCGTCGGCCACGCGCAGCTCCTCGCCACCCATCTTCCTCGTTCACAAGCCGAAGCATGGACAGCTGACCAGCAGAGGAGATGGCGGCCGGCGCAGCGCGTGTGCTCCGTCCTGGGCGTCTCCTCCGACGTGCTCGCCACGGCGATCCCGACGCAGGTACTTCCCCACTTCTCCTCGTCCTCCTGTTGTACGTTTCCCGTTGAAAACCCCCAACTTTGACTTCGTTTTCCGGTGCACAGGGTCTCGGATCTCGGTGAGGACGAGGCCTGTGTTCGTGGGGAACCGCCACGGCTGTCAGATTATGCTCTCAGAGCCGCTACCTTCCTTGGCTCTTGTAGGCAGTCAAACTAAGTAAAGAGATGGATTCATTGAGTTAAGTAATTTAGCCAGCCAGCCAGCCCGAAATTGAACAATTCTTGGTACTGAACTGAATCAAATAAATCTGCGGGATGGCAGCATAACCAACTCAATTGTGCAACTCTATTTTTATACCTGCTTAGTGTTATATCGTTCTGTCCTGAATAATCGActccattttcttcttcttttgcatAGCTTTGcaatgtattttagtttagacaCTCCAAGAAGACGTAATTACTTTAGTTATCTCAAATGCTCTTCGCTGTGCTGAAGCTACTGTTGTTGATATATCAGCAGATATAGAAAAGCAATTTAAAACCTCAAAATTGATCATActaccatgtataattaattatTCATAACTTGATGGAAGCCAGCTGTgcattttctttttcctatgTGGGTTCAGCTCCTCCTTGTCAATATTTGGTGTATGCTCTTGAAAACAAGATAATAAAGCGATGCATTGGTCATTTTGTTTCGGCTTTGATATGTGTCTACTGTCTTGCCTGTAGTTAACTGAAACATAATCTGCTCATGTTGATTTATTTTGCATGGTTTGAGTTTACCGACGTCAAGAACTAATTCTGTATTTATCTTATCACGGGTTCACCCCTTACATAAGGCATATACTTTCCTTTTGAAGGTTGTTtcctttattaattatgcttcCTTTTTTCCCCAGTTTGGTTCTGTTGGTGCATATGctcattacacatcatttctcctCCAAGTTGCATGGTCATGTTGCTGGTAGAGTTGGGAGGTATATAGCATTTTGATCTCAAATCTTTCTGTCCATGTACTTGTTTTGACAAGCCAGCACGTGAGTTTGTAacttctttctcttctctcttgAACTGCTTGTTTGCAGCATGGCCATTGATTTTGAAATTGGAGACGGGACGGCAGATATCAGAGTTCAGTACAGTAAGGATGCTGAAGCTCTTCGTTGTGCTCTGAAGATACCTATTGCTGGCATAGCAGCAGGTATAGAAAAGCAATTAAAAACCTCAAAATTGATCACATTACcatgtactacctctgttccaagataagtgtcttaactttgtctaaatgtggatgtatctagatgcattttataatatatagatacatccatatcgagAGAAGATGCGACACTTATTTTTTAACCGGAAGTACTTATGGAAGTAACCAGCAGACGCATAGGCTGAGTCGTACACGAATCGTGCATAACTTTTGTAACAGAGTGAGTAATTACTTATTCAGAAAGTTGCAGCAAGCCTATGCGTTTTGTTTGTACGTGGGTTCACTCCTTATTCAGAAACTTGTCAATAATCGGTGTAGGGCCTTGAAAACAAGATAATACAGCGTTGCACTGGTCTTTTTTTTGGTTCGGCTTTGATTTGTCTTGCTTGTAGTTAAACCGAAACATAATCTGCTCCTGTTGATTTAATTTGAATGGTTTGAGTTTACCGGAGTCAAGAACTAATTGTGTATTTAACTTTTCACTTGTTCACCCCTTACATTAATTAGGCATGTACTTCACTTTTGAATGTTGTTTTCTTTATTAACTATACTACTACTTGCTTTTCTCCCTAGTTAATTTGGTACTAAATGCGTTGGTGCGTCCATGGTTCCTAGGCGACGCTTAGGCCTCGAGGCGCCCGCCCTCTGTCTTGGAAAATCGACTGCTTTAGGCGGCTAGGAATCGCTTAGGTGTCATCTAGGATGCCTTAACGCCTTTAAAACCATCTGCTGCTTACTCCCATACCTCCAAGTCAGATTGTCATGTTGCTGGTAGAGTTGGAAGATACATATCATTTTGATCTCAATTATTTCTTTCTTGCATGTACTTGTTTTGATGCCCCAGTATGTGAGTTTGTAATTGGAGGCAGAAGGTGATATCAGAGTTGAGTACAGTAAGGATGTTGTATAATTGGACATGCCACGTAGATGCTGTTTTTCCTTACTCCTAGTTGATTCCAGCGGATTCAACTCATGTAGTACTAACATTCCAACCTCTGAAAAACATTCTAAAGGGTTGGGATACATGTTGCCAATGATATACATAAATGGTTTGATTGCTACATGAGTAATTGTACATGCAGGTTATCATCCAATTTGACGGCAAGGCGTCAAGCGGTCGATGTTAGCCGCgtccccaaagagatttggggcgcgccggacaaaaaatcatTCCCAGCCGCATGCCCCAAATGCCCTTTTCGTCCGgcgcggtccaatacggtgtctggcgccacgagcccgtccccgctacacaggggatgctctgggcacgccagacacaacgaaaTGCGAGGCATGGAGTGGCGGGACAGACGCATCAGAGATTCACGAACGAAGCatcgcagctttgccttaataGCGATGGAGGGGCagacgagacgtctcgtcggtgctgcgtagCCTCCACGCGTCGTCGGCGTACGCACGACACCGTGCGTTCCCATCGCTTCTAGCCTCTTCCCGcgctatcttcccgcctcttctggcgacgccgacgtctataaaaagtctcccccccccccactcaatggtagccaccacagccgccggcacccTTTCTCCGTCGCAAGCACAACTCTCATCGCATAAACACCACCGGCGCTGACTAGTTCCCTCCACTgccgtctccaccaccacctccagcaccgcagttcgacatcgacccggaagctgcggagaacgaggcgtgggaggaggcggcactGGCGGACACCATAGCGGCGTTCGACGAGGCAAGAGATTAGCAACGAGCGCAGGACGAGtctttcgagtcggagaagaagctccaggacgacgtccgtgcccgcgaagacgcgcagattcgtcgcgccgtcaagctctccctccgggcggcgcagcaggggagggcaggcACGACGtgctgctggagcagcggcgtctggcctcTACCCTACGCAGGGAGAGGCGCCGCGCGGAGCAGGaactgcggcggaggggaggcgacgacggggtggGGCCGTCTAACGCAGCGTtgggcggtcagtaggctagggttagataaaatctagccgttttcattcaaacttgtaatctctatctctactacttaaaaagactcaattggttccttattctgccaatacgttTGGTCGTTTTGTCGTCGTTGTCTGTTCCGCGCCCGGCTTCGTCGCACCTCCCGAACAAATCCTCGGGCTGACAAGTAGGTCcgttactgaaggaggagaaccCTCCCGCAATCGACGCTCCGCTCGCCTCCCCACCCCACCCCGCTCCCCCCCCGCGCCGCTGATGCCGCCCTCCAACCGCCCCTCGCCGCACGCCGTGACGGAGGACGACGGCGCCGACAGCCCGGCGGCCTCCGGCCTGCGCGCCACCCCGCCTCGCCCCAACAATCGCTCCTCCCGCGCCaagtccagcagccgccgccgctcgcccaaccctaaccctaggccGCGCCCGGACTACTACGGCACGGAGCCGTCCCGCAAGAGCGAGCGCAAGCGCAAGCCGCGCTCCTTCCCGGACGCCGCCCTGCTCTCGCGCGCCCTCCTCCCGCGCGCCTCCCCGtcccgcgccgccggcgccggcgggggcgGCAACGTCCAGCTCTGGACCGACGCCGACGAGCTCGCGCTGCTCTCTGGCGCGGTCGCCTTCCGGGCGGGCagcggccgggcgccgcgcctccCGGACACTCCCCACGGGCGACCTGGGTGCCACTGTGCCAGCCCTAGCCGTTGGGAGCAGCTCCACCTCCAccctcctccctcgccgccgccgccgggcaaagcccgcgccgtgggcggcggcgggatctcctTCCCCGCTCGTGAGGCGGGCTGCGCTAGGCACTTCATCGAACGGAGGCAGGGGCCGGCGCCGACTTTGGCGCAGGACGGCGCTGCTTTGGCGAGGAGGTGCAGGGCGTGGCCGAGGCGCGGGGATCGCTGCGGTGGGGCCTGATCCGGGCTTCGGCGGGTCTGCGTCCGGGCGACGTCGTCGCGGCCTGGGCTCCAGCCGGAGTGGCAGTTGGCGGCCGGATTTGCTGCCTCCTGCAGCGGTCTGGCCGGGACGAGCAACTCCGGCGAGTGGTGGGCGTTTGGTGGTCGGCAAGGAGGTCCCCTGCTCGGCTGGTCGCGCCTTCTGCTGCGAGAAGGTAAGCATGATCTATACATGGATGCGGTGTAGGTTTCCTTCATGCTCTTGGTGTCtgtcttcatcgtcgttgctgatGCTTGTATCAAGTGAGCACAATAACCCTCGACTTGTCAGGAAACAGATGGTAGATTAGATCGATTTCAGAAAACTTGTACACTAGGTACTGCTGCACTGGTTCTGGACAATTTAAAACGGACTTAGACGTAAAACTGGCTCTAAACTGAGCATAATTCTAAGGTGGCACGAAAGGAAAAACTGCAGAGGTTTTCTATTGCTTTCTAACAACATCGAGTTTGCTCAAAATCATAGTTATATCCAATGCTTTGCTACTGCTATACTTCAACAAAAGAGATCTGTAGAGTATCATATGCTTAATTCGGATATATATTTGAAGATGCATAAATAACAGTGAAACACCAGGAAAGAGAGAAATTAAATTTGTCCGAGAAGCTCTGCTTGTTGGTTTTACTTATGGTTTAATTTTCTGTGCCAACCGTGGCCTCGAATTTGCATTGGATTGTTGAAGCCAGAGGAAAACACCTATGCTGCCTGCCCTGCATCCAGACACAGATCACAACTTTGCAACCTCCCGTGTTTGTAGAGTTCCTATGCATTTGAGGACAGAACAAGTCATACACTCTGGATGCAAGGGTTGCACCGGTGGTACTAATGATAATATTTGTACCCAGTGACTTGACGGTTGATAAGTATAAAGAGCTGCGATTAATTACTGATACCGCTAATGTAGTTTGGGTGAAATGCGTAGCAGATTTTGTGTCCTTTTGGTTTGATAAACTGTATGCTCCTGGAAGATGCTGCATTTGATAACAACAAAGAACTTATGCTGCATTTGA includes these proteins:
- the LOC124673153 gene encoding uncharacterized protein LOC124673153; this translates as MPPSNRPSPHAVTEDDGADSPAASGLRATPPRPNNRSSRAKSSSRRRSPNPNPRPRPDYYGTEPSRKSERKRKPRSFPDAALLSRALLPRASPSRAAGAGGGGNVQLWTDADELALLSGAVAFRAGSGRAPRLPDTPHGRPGCHFFAGTALLSATGNTRLVEIIYKLDV